The Hordeum vulgare subsp. vulgare chromosome 4H, MorexV3_pseudomolecules_assembly, whole genome shotgun sequence genomic interval taggactaaccgtgtgtgttaaggtttcagataacacacgtcaacggcacaagacgactcaccTCCTCGtttgtggaacagaagcacggcgttctctacgattctctttatttgagtcgtaggaaagccgtactattaagaggggaaccgtagtggaatggtttgggtggaatcaatctttgcacgcacacacttcacatattttccccttgccggcaactttgaagtggctcccgcctttgtgtttccttcatctttgcaaatggtccccagcggtagtaccgctgggcctagcggtagtaccgctagagtgctagcggtggtaccgctgcagccagcggtaataccgctagctggcggtagtaccgcccctggtcagcggtagtaccgctccaggagctttgtaccgcctgcctagcggttgtgcgtggacggacctttttgcgaagactttcttggcggtggtagtgcttgcactaccaggggcccagcggtagtaccgctgcagtgccagcggtagtaccgctggagtgccagcggtagtaccgcttgacacgggctgtgagtgggaaaacggttggattttccccccccactatatatagggttcttctagctgtggaactttACCTCTtatcctcccaagctccattgttgctccctaagctcaaaagtgcccgatctctctccctagccaatcaaacctgttgattctttagggattggttgagaaggcctagatccacacttccaccaatagaaaagttgattcccccaccaatcccttgcggatcttgttactcttgggtgtttgagcatcctagacggttgaggtcacctcgaagccatattccattgtggtgaagcttcgtggtctttttgggagcctccaagctttgtgtcaagtttgccccaaccttgtttgtaaaggttcggtcgccgccttcaagggcacctatagtggaatcacggtaccttgcatcatgcgagggcgtgaggagaatacggtggccttagtggcttattggggagcattgtgcctccacaccgctccaacggagacgtacttcctgtcaaagggaaggaacttcggtaacacatcctcgtctccatcggttccacttgtggttatctctaacctttactttgtgtatgcttatgttgttgtctatatcttacttgtcttaatagctctcgttgttagcttcattagggttcacctcattgtcgtaatatttgtgaacccatatgttgtttaccttaacttgctaagtttaattaaaaagtggtcgttgtctattcaccctcccccctctagtcaaccgtatcgatcctttcagcCCCTTTGCCACGTCATCTGGTCAACGGGGGGCAGATCGAGCGGGCCACCACCAGACGCCATGGTCCCTGGCATCTCCCGTGCAACCCAGACGTCAGTGACGTTGGCGTCCGGTTTTGCAAAAAAATTCAAACGGAGGTCAAACCTGTATTTTCTTTCGACTTTAGGTTAAAACACAAAATTTGGCCCGAGGGTAGCGCCTCCGTGCTCTCTGCTGCTTGACGCTGATGCGGTTGATATTGTTGCTCTGATGCTGCTTGCCAGTTGCCGCCGCCGCTGTCCCTCGTCTGCTACTGCTACTTGTTGCCACTGCTCTTCTGCTGCTTGTACTCAggaggaaggaagaggagaagaattggAGGAGAAAACAGGGGTCGGGGGTTGATTGCTTTTCTATTTAGATCGAGGGGTGTGTGTATTTTTTTTTTGCTAAGTCAGCTCCTTGCAAAATCACCCGACCAGtcctttttccaaaaaaaatactagaaacGTGATGTCTTTTGCTAAAAAATTTGTGACTTGATATTTTTCTGTAAACCTAGTCGCAAATGTGATGGTTTTCTGCTTTAAACTCCGCTTTGTATGTGTGGACGTTATCTCTtgaacacttgagtctccttgttaGCATTTGATATTTGATGAAACATTCTAGGGGTATAGTCATAGGCTTCCTCATAGGTCTCATACAACCTCTTGAAATGGTCTCCTTGGCATACGTAGCCTTGTTGTAGCTGCTAGGGAAGCAATCTAATCTTCGCCAGATTTTCGTCGAGCCTTGATATGATAATGATATTTTTCTTCCATCGCCGCAAACAATTCCTTTCGTGAGACACATGTTTAGCGGCGATGTTATGACTCTTTCATCGCACTACCTTGCTCATAACTATTTTGTCATATGCAAGGGCACACATACCTCTCGGTTCTGGTGAGCGACTACTCTTCCCTTGCAACCCTTAGAGAAATGGATGCATATGACCTTGAACTGACTTTGGTGCGACACTCTATGTTCATGAGAAATGATCAATACATTTTTTTACTTCATGGTCAGTGGAGGTCTTCTCTATGAAACTGTGCCCAACCAATAGTCTTGTTGCTTCTAGGCCGAAAACAAAGCGAAATTCATTGATTATGCTTATAGTACATAAAACCTCAAGGTCCATGGGTGTCACGTCCGCCCTCAGACAAGGATCAGCACCAGCACCTTCTTCGTGTGTGGATGACAAGGAAGAAGAATGACTGCCATCTTCCGAATATATCGCCTTCAATATTTCTTCCACGTGTTCATTGAGGTCAATGACCGTAGAACAATATCATGGGTCATACGCATGGTGGACGTCTATCGGGCCAATGCTAGGGGCTACGGTGATGGCCACCTCGATTTCAGCAGCGCCGCTCTGCATCCGACATCATTAGTGACAGAAATGAACTGCACATACACCATAAGTCATTCATACCCATTGGCACTGGGTTTGCTTGTAAAATTTcgtgtaagagcatctctaacataCCCCTTAAAAGTCGATCCTTAAAAACATGTATAAGGGGCACTTTAAACCGTTTTGTTGTTCGAAAATGCCCCAGACAGAGCAGATTCGTAAATGAAATTGTATCCCACTAtagcccttttttcttttttttcctcccATCTCGGCGAACCGTCTCCGGTCGCGGCGTGCCCCGCCATGGTGCCCCCACACTGTCCGCCTCGCCCTCGCCTCGTCCCGGCGTCAGCCCTTCCTGGCCACACATGCAGTGGAGGAGTTGTGCGTCGCCCGCCCCGACCGCGCGCTCCCTAGCGCGCCCGCCCGTCCCCGATTGAGCCCGACACTACCCGTCGCCGCGCACGCGTTCCCTGTCGTGGCTGCGCGAGCTCCCTCACCCCGCCCCCGCTCTTCTCCGGTGCCGCCCCGCCCTGTTTCGGACCGTCGGTGGCCTGCTCCGCCCTGCCCGTGGACAACCTCGCCTTGACACTCGAAGTCGAGGCGGCCGCAATTCGGACCAGCGGCGACAAATTCCGGTGTGTGTGCCTTCTTTCGACGTGCGGGGACGGGTTCTGGTGAGTTACGGGTAGATTCTGTCCAGTTCTGCGATGACGCATCTGCTCCATAAAGGTTTGATTAGTTTATGGGTTACTCTATATACATCTTTAAACCTGTACATATTAAGTTTTCGTGAATggatttatactccctccgtcacggtttagaaggcacagttagacTTGCGTGCGTCTCCAAAATAGACAAAGATTAAGGcacattgcatttactcctagcagctaattagtactccgttgtactacttctatatgcatgcgtagtgtgaatgctattttttaactcatttcacagccaatcaataaccatctaggtcctagagaatttgcatgcacgccttctaaaccgtgacggagggagtactgtcCTTTAAAAAACTTTAAGGATCGGACGAGTTTAGGCGGTATACAGTTTAACCCGTAAAAAACAATGAATCAAACCTTCCGTACAATCTAACTAGGTGTTTACAGTTTAAAGTAGTTAGACCCTGTTAGGAGCCGTTTTTTCAACCAAAAATGTAAACACTTCGTATTTTACAGGTCTAACTACTTCCAATAATTTGTTAAGAGTTACTCTAAGACCCCCATTAGTTTTCAGCTTTTACCTGTCGTAAACCCCAACGGGTAGTTGTACCATCGTTACCTCCTATGCAGACGAaagcctccacggccatctttttTCTACGCCTCTAAATCCTACATACCAGAAGTACGGTCGCGTACAACGATCCTGTAGAACACTGGAAAGTTTTTCATTGCAAGTACTTCCTCCGTTAAAAAAATAAAAGCGTTAGTACCAAACAACCAGATTTacattaaaaaaaagaaaagttTACGTTGAGCGTCCGCCGGCTCTTCTGTACGACGCGTGTTTCTTTTCCTGTAACTTTACCTGTGTTGCAAAAATTTCTTCCGTAACAATACACATGttgtaaaacataaaaacaaagaaAACGCCGAAACATGTGCAAAGAAAAAAActacaacaaagcgattgtttcagaaactcgagcgttgtttcagaattaccgggtgcccagccgaagcgcgcgcgaagaaaaaaaactgcaacaaagcaattgtttcagaaactcgatcgttgtttcaggaattaccgGGTGCCTAGCCAAAGCGCGCGcgaagaaaaaaaatacaacAAAACGATTGATTTAGAAACTCGAGCGTTGAGCGCGCGCGAAGAAAAAAACTACAACAAAGCAATTAtttcagaaaatcgaacatcgttTCGGGAATTAGGCCAAAGCCCCGCGTGCGTATCGAATGAATGGGATCGGCTGGATGCACCAAATCAAACGGCTGTGAAGATGGCGGATCATTAAAAATAATCCGCCGGTGAACGCTAGCGTTGCCTTTAAAAAAATACAAGTAGTACAGTAACAAAAAAGtattccctccgtttttaaatataagatcttttagacattttactatggactacatacgaagtatAATGAATGAATCTgtattttaaagtatgtctatatatttATATGTAGTCCATAGTACAACTTCTAGAAGATTTTATATTTAAGAACAAATGGAGTATTTTTTTAACATAGTAGGATGATGCGAATTGGAGGCGTCTCCACATCAGAAATTTGTTTGGAGAGAGCAGAGCAGCCAGCCGAATGCCGTATGCCGATTTGTGGATCGCTGGCGCGGCGAAGCAAAGCACCCGCAACGCGCGGCGGCCGCACCACCTCGTGGCCCCGAAGCCGCACCACCCACCCCACACGCGCACGCGCATGCAATGCATGACGATCGACGCCCTGACGCCCACCGCCACGACCACCGCCCATGGCCGGCTTCCTCCAGCGCCACGTCCTCCCGCCCTTCCGCCGCCCGCCGCTCCCCTTCTTCCACCACGGCGCCGGCGCCGCATCCTCCTCCAACCAGCCCCAGCGCCGCCGGCCATGGACGCCCAGCCGCATACTCGACCCCGGCGACGACGTCGTCCTTAACTGGAATCGCCTCTTCCTCGTCACCTGCATGGTCGGCCTCTTCGTCGACCCCATGTACTTCTACCTCCTCTACGCCAAGGGGCAGTCGTGCGTCAAGATGAACATGGGCATCGGCGTCGCCGTCACCGCCGTGCGCACCGTCGCCGACCTCTTCTACCTCGCCCACATGATCCTCAAGTTCCGCACCGCTTTCGTCGCGCCCAGCTCGCGCGTCTTCGGACGCGGCGAGCTCGTCAGGGACCCCGACCAGATCGCCATCCGATACCTCAAGAACGACTTCATCATCGATCTCGCCGCCATGCTCCCCATtccccaggcatgcctccgccccTCCCTCTTCCTCTCTATCTTCTCTCGGTCGTCAATGGACATATCCACAACGACGCATTGCCTTTTCAAATCTGGCAATCTGTGCATCTATCTTGCTCGTCGCATGCGTTAAAATTCAGATATGTCATTTCAGTGTGATGAATTTGACGTGATGCAGTTAATCCTATATTCCTTTTCAACGACATGATTAAGGTGTATGCAACGACAGTGTATTCAGATCCTGATACAGCTTCCCTGATCAAATGTTGTGTTAGTTATATAGTAGGATTATATACTAATTCAGCTCAAATGTATAACCAGGATTGTTTCACAGTCAAACACAATACTCACTCCCATCCATATTAATTGTTCGCTCACTTGTTGGCTCACTTAGTACAATTTTGAAGCTAATTTCATGCGTTCAGCAATGGTCACATACTGAATATGTGAAAAGCTGAGCAGGTCTGTCGTTGCAGATCATTATCTGGTTTATCATACCAGCAGTGAGCACCACCTCAGCAAATCACACCAACAACACGCTCTCGATGATCGTGTTGATCCAGTACATACCCAGAGTGTTCCTCATCATATCCCTCAACTCCAAGATCGTCAAGTCCAGTGGAGTGGTCACAAGAACTGCCTGGGCAGGGGCCGCCTACAACCTGCTTCTCTACACGCTGGCCAGccatgtatgcatgcatgcatgcatgcatgccgtcGCCCTCTTTTGTTTCCTCGTCCCATTTCTTTCAAACAGAGCACTGAATCCACATGGTGGGTGTATGCTCTGCAGGTTCTGGGAGCCCTGTGGTACCTGCTGTCCATAGAGAGGCAGTACACCTGCTGGGTGGACCAATGCACAAGCGATAACGGCACTGACCCCAGGGTGCCCATATGTTCCATGAGCTATCTGGACTGCAAATCGCTGGAGGACCCTCTTCGGATGAAGTGGCACGCCGCCAGCAACATCACTAAGCAGTGCGGGCTTCCCGGGGCGAAATTCGAGTACGGGTTGTTCGAGGATGCTCTGAAGCTCGATATCGTCGACGCGTCCTTCTTCGAGAAGTATCTCTACTGCCTCTGGTGGGGTTTCCGGAACTTGAGGTATGTATATATATGAAGATGCAGTTCTTTTGATGTCTGAACTGAGTATGCGATCGTTGTAAACACATGATGATGCAAGGATGACTGACTTTGTGTTTGTTTTCTGCAAATTGTTGTTGCGACTAGTTCTTATGGACAGAACTTGCAGAACAGCACCTATGCAGGGGAGACTATATTCTGCATCCTGATATGCATCATGGGCCTTGTTTTCTTCTCACATCTCATTGGAAACATGCAGGTATTTGGATGCTCATTCTTCTATGGTTTGAAAAATTATTCAGATAATGCCCAAATCAACATACTATGTTGACAAACTAATGCTTTCATGTGCAAGAATTACGTTGACGAACATTATTccaacttttttttttttttttgcttcgcAGACGTACTTGCAGTCGATGACGGTGAGGCTGGAGGAGTGGCGGGTGAAGCGGCGCGACATTGAGGAGTGGATGCGTCACCGGCAGCTTCCCCTGGAGCTCCAGGAGCGCGTCCGGAGGTTCTTCCAGTACAAGTGGCTGGCCACCAGGGGCGTCGACGAGGAGTCCATCCTCCAGTCGCTGCCGCTCGACCTCCGCCGCGAGATCCAGCGCCACCTCTGCCTCGCCCTCGTCCGGCGGGTACGCTCGTATGCCATTTTCTCTCCGCCGCCGGTATGCATGGTACGGTGACTCCGACGCTGAACGTCGGCATTGGTTGTGGTATTGCTTGCAGGTGCCCTTCTTCTCGCAGATGGACGAGCAGCTGCTGGACGCCATCTGCGAGCGGCTGGTGTCGTCGCTGAGCACCAAGGACGCGTACATTGTGCGGGAGGGCGACCCCGTGAGCGAGATGCTCTTCATCATCCGCGGCGAGCTGGAGAGCTCGACGACGGACGGCGGGCgcaccaatttcttcagctccaTCACGCTCCGGCCGGGGGACTTCTGCGGCGAGGAGCTCCTGACGTGGGCGCTGATGCCCAACCCGAGCCTCAACTTCCCGCAGTCCACGCGCACGGTGCGGTCAGTGACCGAGGTGGAGGCGTTCGCGCTCCGCGCCGAGGACCTCAAGTACGTGGCCAACCAGTTCAAGCGCCTCCACAGCAAGCGGCTGCAGCACGCGTTCCGGTACTACTCCCACCAGTGGCGGAGCTGGGGCGCCTGCTTCGTGCAGGGCGCATGGAGGCGGTACAAGAAGAGGAAGCTCGCCAAGGAGCTCATGAAGCAGGAGGGGATCCTGTACGACGGCCAGGGcgacgccggcgacgacgacATGCAGGGCGGGGCGGGCGCCATCGCCGGCGCCGACGCCAGCACGCCGCTGCTCGGCGAGTACAAGGACAGCGCTGGCGCGGCGTCGTCgtcgggcgacggcggcggcgacggcggcacgCACCTCGGCGTCACGTTCCTGGCGTCCAAGTTCGCCAAGAACACCAAGAAGGGCGCGCACCAGAAGGGCGGGGCGCAGCAGAGGATCGACGATGTGTCCACCATGAAGTTCCCCAAGCTGGCAAAGCCCGACGAGCCGGATTTCTCTTTGCACACCGAGGACACGCTGTAAAAAGGAAAACACCATACGTGCGCTGCGTGCAGCCGAAAACACTGCCGTTTGTTCTCTTGTTGGGTCGTTCCTCCTCCACCTTTGTTGGGGTCACTAACGCTGGCCAGGATCATGAAACTGTTGCTACGTAGATAGATGAAGTGCGAGTCGCATGTTGTACTGTACACTAGTGCTGATTTAGTAAAGTTGATCTTACTTGAGAAACACGCGCCAATGTAAGTATTACTTCAGCGATCCTGCCTGAATGTGAAAAGCTGATCAGACATGTTGTGAGAGGCAACGGCATGTACACACCAGTAGAAATAAGGGTTTTCGTCCCAGCTCGAAAAACAAATTAGTCCCGGTTTctttatgaaccgggactaatgttagtattagtcccggttcgagcggcgAAGGCGacggtcgggcattagtcccggttcaaatgggacctttagtcccggttcgtgtctcgaaccgggactaaagggtttggaggatttagtcctggttcgtgtcttggacctttagtcccggttcgtgcctcgaaccgggaccaaaggtttggaggatttagtcccggttggtgtcttgaaccgggactaaagggtagatctttagtcccggttcgtgacatgaaccgggactaaaggtgttcagatttttttttctgtttttaaattcttgtttgtagtttctgttttaaattgcttatatcttttaggatatttgatgtttttgattgattttttttgcattagattcaaaattttgtctagtttttgtttgtgccattagttttcaaatttgaatgcttaatatttgaatttgtttaaatttgcttcaaacccagcttttgaataacttgagtttataaatagtttttaatttaatctttttgctcccactcatgtgttagattgttgtcacagtaagatttatttggttatttttagaataatttaaattaggattt includes:
- the LOC123446175 gene encoding cyclic nucleotide-gated ion channel 18-like; amino-acid sequence: MAGFLQRHVLPPFRRPPLPFFHHGAGAASSSNQPQRRRPWTPSRILDPGDDVVLNWNRLFLVTCMVGLFVDPMYFYLLYAKGQSCVKMNMGIGVAVTAVRTVADLFYLAHMILKFRTAFVAPSSRVFGRGELVRDPDQIAIRYLKNDFIIDLAAMLPIPQIIIWFIIPAVSTTSANHTNNTLSMIVLIQYIPRVFLIISLNSKIVKSSGVVTRTAWAGAAYNLLLYTLASHVLGALWYLLSIERQYTCWVDQCTSDNGTDPRVPICSMSYLDCKSLEDPLRMKWHAASNITKQCGLPGAKFEYGLFEDALKLDIVDASFFEKYLYCLWWGFRNLSSYGQNLQNSTYAGETIFCILICIMGLVFFSHLIGNMQTYLQSMTVRLEEWRVKRRDIEEWMRHRQLPLELQERVRRFFQYKWLATRGVDEESILQSLPLDLRREIQRHLCLALVRRVPFFSQMDEQLLDAICERLVSSLSTKDAYIVREGDPVSEMLFIIRGELESSTTDGGRTNFFSSITLRPGDFCGEELLTWALMPNPSLNFPQSTRTVRSVTEVEAFALRAEDLKYVANQFKRLHSKRLQHAFRYYSHQWRSWGACFVQGAWRRYKKRKLAKELMKQEGILYDGQGDAGDDDMQGGAGAIAGADASTPLLGEYKDSAGAASSSGDGGGDGGTHLGVTFLASKFAKNTKKGAHQKGGAQQRIDDVSTMKFPKLAKPDEPDFSLHTEDTL